The genome window GAAGGAAGCTGAGTGAGAGAGTATTGATTCGTTGTGTCATGCAAAAAGATGAGTCTCTTGTTTCTACGGCAGCCAAAGCTAATTCCCAGCGGTTACCTTTAAGTCTGCTGATGACAGATCCTCTGGGAGGCTTTGTGGGGAAAAAGAGCAAGGGGCTGGTTGATGTAACTCCACCCTGATGGTAGGAGCAATGTGGCACGTGCAATTTTATCCAGGCACATTTGTCAGTGTCTTCTGTACAGTAAATGATTCATACCAGGCTAATGTATGTTGTTACTGCATTAGAAAAATGCACAATGTTGACAAAGATTTgtgattttacattaaaagtgTGTGCAGCTATCGTTTGGCACCTTTTCAAATGTATCAAACAGATGACCCATCTACCCTCATTATTCTTacttaaataaaacactgcttGTACACTATATCATTATCAAGTAGAAGCTTTACTTCTTTTCGGCTTGTGGCTCATCACACTCTGTTATATGCATGTTAGTTTAAAGAGGAGTCAGTTAAACTGTGAGTCTGTAGCTAGATGTAGCTGTTATGTTATTAGGagcaaaaaccacctcaagcaAGCGTGAAATGTTTTCGTGAAAtggagttttttgttgttttttttacttttgccAATTCTGTTCTTTGTCTATTGAGACGCTTCACAAAGTGCAGAAAatatatgttttcattttctttgcagatgacacacagttATACCTCCCAAAACATACTGATGTTCTCAAGTAGTAATATTTTCTAGCATGAGTTagtttcagttcaattcaaaaACATCCTCACTGTCAGTGATCACTACATTTGAGGTAAATCATACCACCATACAATCAAGCACTAAAATCTGGCATCCATGCTATAATATGGTAGCTCCAAaccacagaacaacacagagtCCGGGTTAATAGAACGTCTACGGACCATATTAATTCCCTTTTATGATATCTTGTCATGTGACACGCATAACATGTTTTTTGCCATCAATGCTGCTAAACAGATGTAGCCACGTACATAGTTTCTTTGTGTGCCTGGCTTCAGTGTGAATTGTTTCCATTTCATAACCAGAAATTAACTCAGAAATGTTGCAGATCTTGCTCTTCAATTGTCTGCAGTCCTGCTAATCTGGGTCATGCTTTAGTACTCTCtagcagacaaagagacagcTGGCAGTTCACAATCTGTCAGGACAAAAGTTTGAAAATGCATTCTTTTCTTAATCTCATTTTCCTTATCTCTTCCCATCTAATTCCTTCACTGCACACGTAAATCCaattttgctgctttcattgtcagtgtgaggacgcattgttttgatttgtaaATCAACTTCATCTTTTCTGCTGCCATAATTTGGATTCTGTTCTGCTGATTCACTGTTTATCTCTTTTCAAGGTTTGATCTGTGGAAGAGGATGAGTAAATAGCGGAATAAGATACTGGGAGTCCTTATCCGGGGGGATAGTTGTTCACAAATCCAAACTGTGCGGCATATTTTTAGTTGGTCATTTTATTGATGGAGTTTCaccttgaaaaaaaatcattgcacTTGTCTGAATAATAAGTGTGTACCATAAATATCCCTGTAAATGCTCAATTTTATTATGACTCGTGTCAGACAGGGTCAGTAAAACATGCAAGTAGAAACCTCATTGTCCCATAAACTCCATATTCCATTGTTTTTTCTGCTAGGTTTTAAATCCAAGCAAATTAAAAGCTGCCATAATGGAATGTGATTTTCAGCCTGGTGTGTGATCCCGGTCACATTTGTTTGGTCCCCTGCATGAAAGCACACTCTTGCTCCACCCTCAGGCTTTGGCTGCTTGGAATTTGAATTTTGTAATTGAACAATTAATGGAGTCAGTAATCAAGCAATTAATCAGTAGTTACAGTAATAGCTTGCTCGTTGTTAAGTGAAGAGCTTTCTGTTGCAGATTAGGCAGTGTGTcgaacatactgtatataagaAGAAAATACTGTAATTCCTCAACAGCCTTCATGTCGCTGATTTATTCTGTTCGGTTCAGAAATCAGCTGTCATGTTAATGCTGCTGCGCTGCAAAAAGGGTTGCAGAATCTGGGATTTATTTATCTTCAtgcattgatttattcattaattcatttacTGAGTCTCAAGTCTTTCCAATTCACCTTTGAGCTAATCTAATGTTCATGCACATCTTGCTTTGCAGACACCCTCATCCCTTTTTCGAGCGTCATACACCACCTtcaaattttattattttgttaatttgttttctAAACTCACAGTGTCAGTAACAACTGActcaataacaataaatatttttttttattattattatttttgattaCCTATTTAGATGTGACAGCcatttcactttattaatcACGTCCCTGGAGGGGCCTCGTCTCGCAGAGCTCATTATTCCGTTTATAGATTAAAACTTGTTTGCGTGACAGTCGTTCTCTTCATGACAAATTTGGAGATTTGCTTTGGCTATTTGTGGCTTACCAACacattttgctgtatttatcactgtcatttcactgcAGGTTGTAACTCTAGCACTTTCTGTGtgaagttcattttttttcctcatgctCACATTGATTTTCTGACAGTActccagtttcctcccacattcaaaaacattcaGGTCAGGTAGATTAGAGGCCCTAtaaatgtttctctttctctgtgctaGCTCTGTGACTCACTTCCGACCTGCCCAGtatgtttccctctcttttaCTTACTTTTACTAGGAAGAAAATCTGTgacacagatgaaaaataatatcTAAGAATTCTGACAACAAACTCAAATAATGATGTTGTTATTATGCAAATCTCAACATTTACATACAACAATTTCTGTAAAGTAATTGTATTACTTCAAAGTATTGGTTACTGAACACTACCGCTATATAGTCTTGGTGAAAATATGATTCACTTCCGTTAGCATTCGTAGGTACTGATACGTCTCTTTTTGAAGTCACACAGATGTCATACATGAACTCTGAAGCTAATGTAACTGGCATGTTTGCAGTGTAACAAGCTGTTTCTTCATTGATCTGTATTTCCACAAGAAGGCTGGGTGGGATTTTAACTCATCTCAGTGATTTAGATACTCTAGTATCGCTATACTAAAATATTTACACACTATATAGTGTGGTATGTTCACATGTTCTCATTCATGACTGATAAAATGGCTTTGCTGCTGTGAATCCAATTATTGTATCAGGGACATGTGTATCttaatgttttcagttcacttttaaAGCTCAAAGTTTAAATGACAGTttgtgatttctgtttttttctaaagTTTTTGCTTTTCAGGTGAAAACTTCACTTCCACAAGTTGCAGTGTCTCCTTGCTGCCTTGCATTCCTGCTTGTATTTATGCTGCTTGAACGGCACCTTTTTTAACTGTAATTCACTATGCAACCATGACAACATGAACAACTGTGAGGAATACTGGTATTATGGAGGAGAAATCAGGAAGATAACATTCACTGAATCAATTAAATGAACATCACTAATTTAGCTACACTCCATAGCTGCCATGGAATCGTCTCTCTTGCACACAGTAAATCTTAATCAAAGAGTACATTGTTTGTATTTCCACTGTTTCCTCTGGCGTGATACATAAAGCGCTTCACAAACAAATTCCCCGGTCCCATTTTGGCATGCTAGTTTGACATCCCAGTCACATACGTGCCTTTGAGGAACTGTGAGTCGTAATCAGACGTTTCCAGATATCTCGACTCGATTGAAGGACTGGTGGGTGGCGAGCTTCCTTATTATTTATGTCCCCCCAGTCTCACATATAaatcacacaacacagcagtcaaagctgcttttcttccctcccttcctcttcctgcagaGATACAGCACTGAATTCGGAGGCTTcattgtgattttgttttatgCAACTAAGATTGAGTGTGCAAGGAGGACAGTGCAcccagaaacaaacaaaaaaaaagatacaaggCACTCCATGAAGGTTGTTCGTTTGGGCGTATGTATGTGATTATTGGTgcctgcaataaaaacacaaattcaattAATATCTTTCAATGTTTAAATTTTGAGGATTTCTaatatgcagtgtttttattgccAGGTGACATGATAATCTCAAACATGCTTTGCACCTGTGCATTCAGTTATCTAACacatctcttctgtctctcatttcATTCCAGTGAGCCCAAATCCTCTTTCCAAAGAGTGGAAGACCAGTCAATGAATTATGAATGTTAAACAAGATGAcctcctctcagcagcagcagatgatgcgAGGTCCTAGGTGGAACCGGGCCTTGTCCGACcctttgtttgtgctgctcctggccctccagctgctggtggtggcaGGGCTGGTGCGTGCTCAGACGTGCccctctgtctgctcctgcaGTAACCAGTTCAGCAAAGTCATCTGCACCCGGCGAGGCCTGCGGGATGTCCCCGATGGCATCTCGACCAACACGCGCTACCTGAATCTGCAAGAAAATCTCATTCAGGTCATAAAGGTGGACAGCTTCAAGCACCTGCGGCATCTGGAGATCCTGCAGTTGAGCAAAAACCACATACGCAAAATCGAGCTGGGGGCCTTCAATGGACTGGCCAGCCTCAATACCTTGGAGCTTTTTGATAATCGCCTCACTACTATCCCAAACGGGGCATTTGAGTACTTGTCCAAACTGAAGGAGCTTTGGCTGAGAAATAACCCCATAGAGAGCATTCCCTCCTATGCTTTCAACAGAGTGCCCTCATTACGGCGGCTGGACCTTGGGGAACTCAAACGGCTCTCCTACATATCTGAGGGGGCATTTGAAGGGCTGAGCAATCTGCGCTACTTAAATCTGGGAATGTGCAATCTGAAGGAAATTCCCAACCTTATCCCCCTTGTGAAGCTGGATGAACTGGAGATGTCAGGGAACCAGCTCTCTGTCATACGACCCGGCTCCTTTAAAGGGCTCATCCATTTGCAGAAGCTATGGATGATGCATGCCCAGATCCAGACCATAGAAAGGAACTCTTTTGATGACCTGCAGTCACTAGTGGAGCTCAACCTAGCCCATAACAACCTTACCCTCTTGCCCCATGATCTCTTCACTCCTTTACATCACCTCGAGAGGGTGCACTTGCACCACAACCCGTGGAATTGTAACTGTGACATCCTCTGGCTAAGCTGGTGGCTCAAGGAGATGGTGCCAGCAAACACCAGCTGCTGCGCCCGCTGCAGCTCACCATCCCACCACAAGGGACGATACATTGGCGAGCTGGACCAGAACTACTTTCATTGTTATGCTCCTGTTATTGTGGAGCCTCCCGCAGACCTAAATGTGACAGAGGGAAG of Chelmon rostratus isolate fCheRos1 chromosome 6, fCheRos1.pri, whole genome shotgun sequence contains these proteins:
- the lrrc4ca gene encoding leucine rich repeat containing 4C, genome duplicate a; amino-acid sequence: MLNKMTSSQQQQMMRGPRWNRALSDPLFVLLLALQLLVVAGLVRAQTCPSVCSCSNQFSKVICTRRGLRDVPDGISTNTRYLNLQENLIQVIKVDSFKHLRHLEILQLSKNHIRKIELGAFNGLASLNTLELFDNRLTTIPNGAFEYLSKLKELWLRNNPIESIPSYAFNRVPSLRRLDLGELKRLSYISEGAFEGLSNLRYLNLGMCNLKEIPNLIPLVKLDELEMSGNQLSVIRPGSFKGLIHLQKLWMMHAQIQTIERNSFDDLQSLVELNLAHNNLTLLPHDLFTPLHHLERVHLHHNPWNCNCDILWLSWWLKEMVPANTSCCARCSSPSHHKGRYIGELDQNYFHCYAPVIVEPPADLNVTEGSAAELKCRASSLTSVSWITPNGSIMTHGAYKVRISVLNDGTLNFTNVTMQDTGTYTCMVSNSAGNTTASATLNVSSTENSSFSYFTTVTVETIETPHNEGFTTAVQQKVGPTPSAGTWESVTPTSTTTTTVRTPLSTRATEKTYTIPVTELGGDGSLNGLDEVMKTTKIIIGCFVAITLMAAVMLIIFYKMRKQHHQQNHHAPTRTIEIINVDEDCVTGGPGMEGHLTLPPLEHEHLNHYNTYKTAYNHASTINSIHSSAHEPLLIRASSKDNVQETQI